The Populus trichocarpa isolate Nisqually-1 chromosome 2, P.trichocarpa_v4.1, whole genome shotgun sequence genome has a window encoding:
- the LOC7472652 gene encoding calcium-transporting ATPase 3, endoplasmic reticulum-type isoform X1 yields the protein MEDAYARSIAEVLDFFGVDPMKGLSDSQVTLHSKIHGKNVLPEETRTPFWKLVLKQFDDLLVKILIAAAAVSLVLALINGETGLTAFLEPFVILLILAANAAVGVITETNAERSLEELRAYQADIATVLRNGCFSILPATELVPGDIVEVSVGCKVPADMRMIEMLSNQLRADQAILTGESCSVEKELEVTIATNAVYQDKTNILFSGTVVVAGRARAVVVGVGANTAMGSIRDSMLHTDDEVTPLKKKLDEFGTFLAKVITGICILVWIVNIGHFHDPSHGGFLRGAIHYFKIAVALAVAAIPEGLPAVVTTCLALGTKRMARLNAIVRSLPSVETLGCTTVICSDKTGTLTTNMMSVSKICVVHSVHHGPTIAEYSVSGTSYAPEGIIFGSSGMQIQFPAQLPSLLHVAMCSAICNESILQYNPDKGSYEKIGESTEVALRVLAEKVGLPGFDSMPSALHMLSKHERASYCNHYWESQFKKVSVLEFSHDRKMMSVLCSQKQKEIMFSKGAPGSIVSRCSNILCNDDGSTVPFSAAVRDELESRFRSFAGKETLRCLALAFKQMPIGQQTLSFEDEKDLTFIGLVGMLDPPREEVRNAMLSCMTAGIRVIVVTGDNKSTAESLCNKIGAFDHLEDFAGHSYTASEFEELPALQRTLALQRMTLFTRVEPSHKRMLVEALQHQNEVVAMTGDGVNDAPALKKADIGIAMGSGTAVAKSASDMVLADDNFASIVAAVAEGRAIYNNTKQFIRYMISSNIGEVVCIFVAAVIGIPDTLAPVQLLWVNLVTDGLPAIAIGFNKQDSDVMKAKPRKVNEAVVSGWLFFRYLVIGAYVGLATVAGFVWWFVHSDSGPKLPFKELMNFDSCSTRETNYPCSIFDDRHPSTVSMTVLVVVEMFNALNNLSENQSLLVIPPWSNLWLVASIVLTMLLHILILYVHPLSTLFSVMPLSWIEWKVVLYLSFPVIIIDEVLKFFARNSKGFRFGLRFRRPDLLPKRELRDK from the exons ATGGAAGACGCGTACGCCAGATCCATCGCCGAG gttttggatttttttggggTAGACCCTATGAAAGGGCTCAGCGATTCTCAG GTGACGCTACATTCAAAAATTCACGGTAAAAACG TGCTGCCTGAAGAGACAA GGACTCCCTTTTGGAAATTAGTTCTAAAACAGTTCGATGATTTGCTTGTTAAAATATTGATTGCTGCTGCCGCTGTTTCTCTTGTTTTGGCTTTGATTAATGGGGAAACTGGCTTGACAGCTTTTTTGGAGCCTTTT GTCATCTTGTTGATTTTGGCTGCCAATGCAGCTGTAGGTGTAATTACAGAAACAAATGCTGAGAGGTCTCTTGAG GAATTACGTGCCTATCAAGCTGATATTGCTACCGTGCTGCgaaatg GTTGTTTTTCCATCCTTCCTGCTACCGAGCTTGTTCCAGGTGATATTGTGGAAGTCAGTG TGGGATGCAAGGTTCCAGCTGACATGAGAATGATTGAAATGTTAAGTAATCAGCTACGTGCTGATCAAGCAATCCTTACTG GTGAGAGCTGTTCTGTTGAAAAAGAGCTTGAGGTCACCATAGCAACAAATGCTGTATACCAGGACAAAACGAATATTCTCTTCTCG GGTACAGTAGTGGTTGCGGGTAGGGCAAGAGCTGTTGTTGTTGGAGTTGGAGCTAATACTGCCATGGGGAGCATCCGTGATTCCATGTTGCATACAGATGAT GAGGTGACTCCATTAAAGAAGAAGCTGGATGAATTTGGCACTTTTTTGGCTAAG GTTATTACGGGGATTTGTATACTTGTGTGGATTGTAAACATTGGTCACTTCCACGACCCTTCTCATGGTGGGTTTTTGCGCGGTGCAATCCACTATTTCAAG ATTGCAGTTGCTCTTGCGGTTGCAGCAATTCCTGAAGGGCTTCCAGCAGTTGTTACAAC GTGTTTGGCTCTTGGAACAAAACGTATGGCTCGGTTGAATGCCATTGTGCGGTCGTTGCCATCCGTTGAAACTTTAGGCTGCACTACAGTAATCTGCAGTGACAAGACCGGAACATTGACAACTAATATGATGTCTGTTTCAAAG ATATGTGTTGTTCATTCCGTTCATCATGGTCCAACAATTGCTGAATACAGTGTGAGTGGGACAAGTTATGCTCCAGAAGGCATTATTTTTGGCAGTTCTGGCATGCAG aTTCAGTTTCCAGCTCAGTTGCCTTCTCTTCTTCATGTGGCTATGTGTTCAGCCATTTGCAATGAGTCTATCTTACAGTACAATCCAGACAAGGGAAGCTATGAAAAAATTGGGGAGTCCACTGAAGTAGCGCTACGTGTTCTGGCGGAGAAG GTTGGCCTTCCTGGTTTTGATTCCATGCCTTCTGCACTGCATATGTTGAGCAAGCATGAGCGTGCTTCATACTGTAATCACTATTGGGAAAGCCAATTCaaaaag GTTTCTGTTTTGGAATTCTCTCATGATCGAAAGATGATGTCTGTCTTATGTAGTCAGAAGCAGAAGGAGATTATGTTTTCAAAAGGTGCTCCAGGAAGTATTGTTTCTAGATGCTCCAATATTCTTTGCAACGATGATGGTTCCACTGTTCCGTTTTCTGCCGCAGTCCGAGATGAGTTAGAGTCAAGGTTCCGCAG TTTTGCAGGAAAAGAAACATTGAGATGCCTGGCTCTAGCTTTCAAACAGATGCCCATTGGTCAACAGACTCTCTCATTTGAGGATGAGAAGGACCTTACATTTATTGGGTTG GTTGGAATGCTTGATCCTCCTAGAGAGGAAGTGAGAAATGCTATGCTTTCATGTATGACTGCTGGAATACGTGTTATAGTTGTCACTGGGGATAACAAG TCAACAGCAGAATCACTTTGTAATAAGATTGGTGCTTTTGATCATTTGGAAGATTTTGCTGGACACTCATACACTGCTTCTGAGTTTGAAGAGCTTCCTGCTTTGCAGCGAACACTGGCTTTGCAACGCATGACACTTTTTACCAG AGTTGAACCTAGTCATAAAAGGATGCTGGTGGAGGCCTTACAACATCAAAATGAAGTG GTGGCAATGACTGGTGATGGGGTTAATGATGCACCTGCACTAAAGAAAGCAGATATAGGAATTGCAATGGGATCTGGAACAGCAGTTGCAAAG AGTGCTTCGGATATGGTTTTGGCAGATGACAATTTTGCTTCCATTGTAGCG GCTGTTGCGGAGGGAAGGGCTATTTACAATAACACAAAGCAATTCATCAGATACATGATCTCATCAAATATTGGTGAAGTTGTTTGTATCTTTGTGGCAGCTGTAATTGGAATACCTGATACCCTTGCTCCT GTCCAACTGCTCTGGGTCAATTTGGTTACTGATGGATTGCCCGCAATTGCTATTGGTTTCAACAAGCAAGATTCTGATGTGATGAAGGCTAAACCTCGCAAG GTGAATGAAGCAGTTGTTAGCGGGTGGCTGTTTTTTCGTTATTTGGTAATTGGAG CTTATGTGGGCCTTGCAACTGTTGCTGGGTTCGTGTGGTGGTTTGTGCACTCTGATAGCGGTCCCAAACTACCATTCAAGGAACTG ATGAATTTTGACAGTTGCTCGACAAGGGAGACAAATTACCCATGTAGTATATTTGATGATAGGCATCCATCAACTGTATCCATGACAGTGCTTGTTGTTGTTGAGATGTTTAATGCTTTGAATAATCTCAGTGAGAATCAATCGCTTCT TGTTATCCCTCCCTGGAGTAATTTATGGCTTGTTGCTTCAATTGTCCTGACTATGCTCCTTCACATACTGATCTTGTATGTGCACCCACTATCTACTCTATTCTCT GTAATGCCGTTATCTTGGATTGAGTGGAAAGTTGTCTTATATCTCTCCTTCCCT GTCATAATTATTGACGAAGTTTTAAAGTTCTTCGCGAGAAATTCCAAGG GCTTCAGGTTTGGTTTGAGATTCAGAAGGCCTGATTTACTTCCAAAAAGAGAATTGCGTGATAAGTGA
- the LOC7472652 gene encoding calcium-transporting ATPase 3, endoplasmic reticulum-type isoform X6 yields the protein MRMIEMLSNQLRADQAILTGESCSVEKELEVTIATNAVYQDKTNILFSGTVVVAGRARAVVVGVGANTAMGSIRDSMLHTDDEVTPLKKKLDEFGTFLAKVITGICILVWIVNIGHFHDPSHGGFLRGAIHYFKIAVALAVAAIPEGLPAVVTTCLALGTKRMARLNAIVRSLPSVETLGCTTVICSDKTGTLTTNMMSVSKICVVHSVHHGPTIAEYSVSGTSYAPEGIIFGSSGMQIQFPAQLPSLLHVAMCSAICNESILQYNPDKGSYEKIGESTEVALRVLAEKVGLPGFDSMPSALHMLSKHERASYCNHYWESQFKKVSVLEFSHDRKMMSVLCSQKQKEIMFSKGAPGSIVSRCSNILCNDDGSTVPFSAAVRDELESRFRSFAGKETLRCLALAFKQMPIGQQTLSFEDEKDLTFIGLVGMLDPPREEVRNAMLSCMTAGIRVIVVTGDNKSTAESLCNKIGAFDHLEDFAGHSYTASEFEELPALQRTLALQRMTLFTRVEPSHKRMLVEALQHQNEVVAMTGDGVNDAPALKKADIGIAMGSGTAVAKSASDMVLADDNFASIVAAVAEGRAIYNNTKQFIRYMISSNIGEVVCIFVAAVIGIPDTLAPVQLLWVNLVTDGLPAIAIGFNKQDSDVMKAKPRKVNEAVVSGWLFFRYLVIGAYVGLATVAGFVWWFVHSDSGPKLPFKELMNFDSCSTRETNYPCSIFDDRHPSTVSMTVLVVVEMFNALNNLSENQSLLVIPPWSNLWLVASIVLTMLLHILILYVHPLSTLFSVMPLSWIEWKVVLYLSFPVIIIDEVLKFFARNSKGFRFGLRFRRPDLLPKRELRDK from the exons ATGAGAATGATTGAAATGTTAAGTAATCAGCTACGTGCTGATCAAGCAATCCTTACTG GTGAGAGCTGTTCTGTTGAAAAAGAGCTTGAGGTCACCATAGCAACAAATGCTGTATACCAGGACAAAACGAATATTCTCTTCTCG GGTACAGTAGTGGTTGCGGGTAGGGCAAGAGCTGTTGTTGTTGGAGTTGGAGCTAATACTGCCATGGGGAGCATCCGTGATTCCATGTTGCATACAGATGAT GAGGTGACTCCATTAAAGAAGAAGCTGGATGAATTTGGCACTTTTTTGGCTAAG GTTATTACGGGGATTTGTATACTTGTGTGGATTGTAAACATTGGTCACTTCCACGACCCTTCTCATGGTGGGTTTTTGCGCGGTGCAATCCACTATTTCAAG ATTGCAGTTGCTCTTGCGGTTGCAGCAATTCCTGAAGGGCTTCCAGCAGTTGTTACAAC GTGTTTGGCTCTTGGAACAAAACGTATGGCTCGGTTGAATGCCATTGTGCGGTCGTTGCCATCCGTTGAAACTTTAGGCTGCACTACAGTAATCTGCAGTGACAAGACCGGAACATTGACAACTAATATGATGTCTGTTTCAAAG ATATGTGTTGTTCATTCCGTTCATCATGGTCCAACAATTGCTGAATACAGTGTGAGTGGGACAAGTTATGCTCCAGAAGGCATTATTTTTGGCAGTTCTGGCATGCAG aTTCAGTTTCCAGCTCAGTTGCCTTCTCTTCTTCATGTGGCTATGTGTTCAGCCATTTGCAATGAGTCTATCTTACAGTACAATCCAGACAAGGGAAGCTATGAAAAAATTGGGGAGTCCACTGAAGTAGCGCTACGTGTTCTGGCGGAGAAG GTTGGCCTTCCTGGTTTTGATTCCATGCCTTCTGCACTGCATATGTTGAGCAAGCATGAGCGTGCTTCATACTGTAATCACTATTGGGAAAGCCAATTCaaaaag GTTTCTGTTTTGGAATTCTCTCATGATCGAAAGATGATGTCTGTCTTATGTAGTCAGAAGCAGAAGGAGATTATGTTTTCAAAAGGTGCTCCAGGAAGTATTGTTTCTAGATGCTCCAATATTCTTTGCAACGATGATGGTTCCACTGTTCCGTTTTCTGCCGCAGTCCGAGATGAGTTAGAGTCAAGGTTCCGCAG TTTTGCAGGAAAAGAAACATTGAGATGCCTGGCTCTAGCTTTCAAACAGATGCCCATTGGTCAACAGACTCTCTCATTTGAGGATGAGAAGGACCTTACATTTATTGGGTTG GTTGGAATGCTTGATCCTCCTAGAGAGGAAGTGAGAAATGCTATGCTTTCATGTATGACTGCTGGAATACGTGTTATAGTTGTCACTGGGGATAACAAG TCAACAGCAGAATCACTTTGTAATAAGATTGGTGCTTTTGATCATTTGGAAGATTTTGCTGGACACTCATACACTGCTTCTGAGTTTGAAGAGCTTCCTGCTTTGCAGCGAACACTGGCTTTGCAACGCATGACACTTTTTACCAG AGTTGAACCTAGTCATAAAAGGATGCTGGTGGAGGCCTTACAACATCAAAATGAAGTG GTGGCAATGACTGGTGATGGGGTTAATGATGCACCTGCACTAAAGAAAGCAGATATAGGAATTGCAATGGGATCTGGAACAGCAGTTGCAAAG AGTGCTTCGGATATGGTTTTGGCAGATGACAATTTTGCTTCCATTGTAGCG GCTGTTGCGGAGGGAAGGGCTATTTACAATAACACAAAGCAATTCATCAGATACATGATCTCATCAAATATTGGTGAAGTTGTTTGTATCTTTGTGGCAGCTGTAATTGGAATACCTGATACCCTTGCTCCT GTCCAACTGCTCTGGGTCAATTTGGTTACTGATGGATTGCCCGCAATTGCTATTGGTTTCAACAAGCAAGATTCTGATGTGATGAAGGCTAAACCTCGCAAG GTGAATGAAGCAGTTGTTAGCGGGTGGCTGTTTTTTCGTTATTTGGTAATTGGAG CTTATGTGGGCCTTGCAACTGTTGCTGGGTTCGTGTGGTGGTTTGTGCACTCTGATAGCGGTCCCAAACTACCATTCAAGGAACTG ATGAATTTTGACAGTTGCTCGACAAGGGAGACAAATTACCCATGTAGTATATTTGATGATAGGCATCCATCAACTGTATCCATGACAGTGCTTGTTGTTGTTGAGATGTTTAATGCTTTGAATAATCTCAGTGAGAATCAATCGCTTCT TGTTATCCCTCCCTGGAGTAATTTATGGCTTGTTGCTTCAATTGTCCTGACTATGCTCCTTCACATACTGATCTTGTATGTGCACCCACTATCTACTCTATTCTCT GTAATGCCGTTATCTTGGATTGAGTGGAAAGTTGTCTTATATCTCTCCTTCCCT GTCATAATTATTGACGAAGTTTTAAAGTTCTTCGCGAGAAATTCCAAGG GCTTCAGGTTTGGTTTGAGATTCAGAAGGCCTGATTTACTTCCAAAAAGAGAATTGCGTGATAAGTGA
- the LOC7472652 gene encoding calcium-transporting ATPase 3, endoplasmic reticulum-type isoform X3, whose amino-acid sequence MEDAYARSIAEVLDFFGVDPMKGLSDSQVTLHSKIHGKNVLPEETRTPFWKLVLKQFDDLLVKILIAAAAVSLVLALINGETGLTAFLEPFVILLILAANAAVGVITETNAERSLEELRAYQADIATVLRNGCFSILPATELVPGDIVEVSVGCKVPADMRMIEMLSNQLRADQAILTGESCSVEKELEVTIATNAVYQDKTNILFSGTVVVAGRARAVVVGVGANTAMGSIRDSMLHTDDEVTPLKKKLDEFGTFLAKVITGICILVWIVNIGHFHDPSHGGFLRGAIHYFKIAVALAVAAIPEGLPAVVTTCLALGTKRMARLNAIVRSLPSVETLGCTTVICSDKTGTLTTNMMSVSKICVVHSVHHGPTIAEYSVSGTSYAPEGIIFGSSGMQIQFPAQLPSLLHVAMCSAICNESILQYNPDKGSYEKIGESTEVALRVLAEKVGLPGFDSMPSALHMLSKHERASYCNHYWESQFKKVSVLEFSHDRKMMSVLCSQKQKEIMFSKGAPGSIVSRCSNILCNDDGSTVPFSAAVRDELESRFRSFAGKETLRCLALAFKQMPIGQQTLSFEDEKDLTFIGLVGMLDPPREEVRNAMLSCMTAGIRVIVVTGDNKSTAESLCNKIGAFDHLEDFAGHSYTASEFEELPALQRTLALQRMTLFTRVEPSHKRMLVEALQHQNEVVAMTGDGVNDAPALKKADIGIAMGSGTAVAKSASDMVLADDNFASIVAAVAEGRAIYNNTKQFIRYMISSNIGEVVCIFVAAVIGIPDTLAPVQLLWVNLVTDGLPAIAIGFNKQDSDVMKAKPRKVNEAVVSGWLFFRYLVIGAYVGLATVAGFVWWFVHSDSGPKLPFKELMNFDSCSTRETNYPCSIFDDRHPSTVSMTVLVVVEMFNALNNLSENQSLLVIPPWSNLWLVASIVLTMLLHILILYVHPLSTLFSVMPLSWIEWKVVLYLSFPVIIIDEVLKFFARNSKVSPSWLPHP is encoded by the exons ATGGAAGACGCGTACGCCAGATCCATCGCCGAG gttttggatttttttggggTAGACCCTATGAAAGGGCTCAGCGATTCTCAG GTGACGCTACATTCAAAAATTCACGGTAAAAACG TGCTGCCTGAAGAGACAA GGACTCCCTTTTGGAAATTAGTTCTAAAACAGTTCGATGATTTGCTTGTTAAAATATTGATTGCTGCTGCCGCTGTTTCTCTTGTTTTGGCTTTGATTAATGGGGAAACTGGCTTGACAGCTTTTTTGGAGCCTTTT GTCATCTTGTTGATTTTGGCTGCCAATGCAGCTGTAGGTGTAATTACAGAAACAAATGCTGAGAGGTCTCTTGAG GAATTACGTGCCTATCAAGCTGATATTGCTACCGTGCTGCgaaatg GTTGTTTTTCCATCCTTCCTGCTACCGAGCTTGTTCCAGGTGATATTGTGGAAGTCAGTG TGGGATGCAAGGTTCCAGCTGACATGAGAATGATTGAAATGTTAAGTAATCAGCTACGTGCTGATCAAGCAATCCTTACTG GTGAGAGCTGTTCTGTTGAAAAAGAGCTTGAGGTCACCATAGCAACAAATGCTGTATACCAGGACAAAACGAATATTCTCTTCTCG GGTACAGTAGTGGTTGCGGGTAGGGCAAGAGCTGTTGTTGTTGGAGTTGGAGCTAATACTGCCATGGGGAGCATCCGTGATTCCATGTTGCATACAGATGAT GAGGTGACTCCATTAAAGAAGAAGCTGGATGAATTTGGCACTTTTTTGGCTAAG GTTATTACGGGGATTTGTATACTTGTGTGGATTGTAAACATTGGTCACTTCCACGACCCTTCTCATGGTGGGTTTTTGCGCGGTGCAATCCACTATTTCAAG ATTGCAGTTGCTCTTGCGGTTGCAGCAATTCCTGAAGGGCTTCCAGCAGTTGTTACAAC GTGTTTGGCTCTTGGAACAAAACGTATGGCTCGGTTGAATGCCATTGTGCGGTCGTTGCCATCCGTTGAAACTTTAGGCTGCACTACAGTAATCTGCAGTGACAAGACCGGAACATTGACAACTAATATGATGTCTGTTTCAAAG ATATGTGTTGTTCATTCCGTTCATCATGGTCCAACAATTGCTGAATACAGTGTGAGTGGGACAAGTTATGCTCCAGAAGGCATTATTTTTGGCAGTTCTGGCATGCAG aTTCAGTTTCCAGCTCAGTTGCCTTCTCTTCTTCATGTGGCTATGTGTTCAGCCATTTGCAATGAGTCTATCTTACAGTACAATCCAGACAAGGGAAGCTATGAAAAAATTGGGGAGTCCACTGAAGTAGCGCTACGTGTTCTGGCGGAGAAG GTTGGCCTTCCTGGTTTTGATTCCATGCCTTCTGCACTGCATATGTTGAGCAAGCATGAGCGTGCTTCATACTGTAATCACTATTGGGAAAGCCAATTCaaaaag GTTTCTGTTTTGGAATTCTCTCATGATCGAAAGATGATGTCTGTCTTATGTAGTCAGAAGCAGAAGGAGATTATGTTTTCAAAAGGTGCTCCAGGAAGTATTGTTTCTAGATGCTCCAATATTCTTTGCAACGATGATGGTTCCACTGTTCCGTTTTCTGCCGCAGTCCGAGATGAGTTAGAGTCAAGGTTCCGCAG TTTTGCAGGAAAAGAAACATTGAGATGCCTGGCTCTAGCTTTCAAACAGATGCCCATTGGTCAACAGACTCTCTCATTTGAGGATGAGAAGGACCTTACATTTATTGGGTTG GTTGGAATGCTTGATCCTCCTAGAGAGGAAGTGAGAAATGCTATGCTTTCATGTATGACTGCTGGAATACGTGTTATAGTTGTCACTGGGGATAACAAG TCAACAGCAGAATCACTTTGTAATAAGATTGGTGCTTTTGATCATTTGGAAGATTTTGCTGGACACTCATACACTGCTTCTGAGTTTGAAGAGCTTCCTGCTTTGCAGCGAACACTGGCTTTGCAACGCATGACACTTTTTACCAG AGTTGAACCTAGTCATAAAAGGATGCTGGTGGAGGCCTTACAACATCAAAATGAAGTG GTGGCAATGACTGGTGATGGGGTTAATGATGCACCTGCACTAAAGAAAGCAGATATAGGAATTGCAATGGGATCTGGAACAGCAGTTGCAAAG AGTGCTTCGGATATGGTTTTGGCAGATGACAATTTTGCTTCCATTGTAGCG GCTGTTGCGGAGGGAAGGGCTATTTACAATAACACAAAGCAATTCATCAGATACATGATCTCATCAAATATTGGTGAAGTTGTTTGTATCTTTGTGGCAGCTGTAATTGGAATACCTGATACCCTTGCTCCT GTCCAACTGCTCTGGGTCAATTTGGTTACTGATGGATTGCCCGCAATTGCTATTGGTTTCAACAAGCAAGATTCTGATGTGATGAAGGCTAAACCTCGCAAG GTGAATGAAGCAGTTGTTAGCGGGTGGCTGTTTTTTCGTTATTTGGTAATTGGAG CTTATGTGGGCCTTGCAACTGTTGCTGGGTTCGTGTGGTGGTTTGTGCACTCTGATAGCGGTCCCAAACTACCATTCAAGGAACTG ATGAATTTTGACAGTTGCTCGACAAGGGAGACAAATTACCCATGTAGTATATTTGATGATAGGCATCCATCAACTGTATCCATGACAGTGCTTGTTGTTGTTGAGATGTTTAATGCTTTGAATAATCTCAGTGAGAATCAATCGCTTCT TGTTATCCCTCCCTGGAGTAATTTATGGCTTGTTGCTTCAATTGTCCTGACTATGCTCCTTCACATACTGATCTTGTATGTGCACCCACTATCTACTCTATTCTCT GTAATGCCGTTATCTTGGATTGAGTGGAAAGTTGTCTTATATCTCTCCTTCCCT GTCATAATTATTGACGAAGTTTTAAAGTTCTTCGCGAGAAATTCCAAGG TTTCTCCATCATGGCTGCCGCATCCTTGA